ATTCCTCTACCTCTCCTCACGGTTAATCCTCCCCTATATCCGAATTATCTCTGCCGGTTTTTCGGCATGCGCTTAATATTTAGCGGATTACTTTTTATTTTAGCAATATCAGGCGATAATTGCAATATAAAAATTGAAAAAAAAAATAAAACGCCGGAAAACCAGCGTTTTTTGTACAAAATTTTGGTGGAGCTAAGGGGATTCGAACCCCTGACCTCTTGAATGCCATTCAAGCGCTCTCCCAACTGAGCTATAGCCCCACTAAAAGAACTATTTTATTTTGGTGGGCACGGCAGGGATCGAACCTGCGACCTCTTGAATGTGAGTCAAGCGCTCATACCACTGAGCTACGCGCCCGCATATTTTTGGTGGAGACGATGGGATTTGAACCCACGGCCTCTACAATGCGAATGTAGCGCTCTCCCAGCTGAGCTACGTCCCCACTTTTCTCAGCTGAGCACCACGCTCGAGGCTTAACCTCAAACGCAAGATTTATTATACCCTAAACTTTTAAAAAATGCAACCCCTTATGTCCTAAATTCGTGGTTATTTTTATAATAATTCACCTTGTAGATTATCGTCACTAGTAGAATTAAGTTTAAGACTACCCCTTTGTCCTCCGGCGAGAATGGGGATTTGGGTGCAATGCCCCCATCAGACCAACGGGGATTCATTTAATAGGGTTTTTGTGCGTGTATTTTTAAGGATTTCCCTTACAATGGGAGCCAACTGGTCGAAATCCACCAGGAAAGCATCGTGGCCTTGATACGATTTTATTTCCCTGTATTCTCCGTACCCGCCGGCCGTATTCAACCGCTGGATAAAACTCCGCATATCGACAGGAGGATAAAGCATATCTGTATCTATCCCAACCATAAAAACCTTTGCTTTTATCCGCCTCAGAGCCCTTTCCAGCAAACCGTAAGGCTCCGCTATGTTATGGCGGTTCATAGCCTTCAGCAGGCAGAGGTAAGTATTTGCGTCGAAGCGGTTGACAAAAATTTCTCCCTGGTGTTCGAGGTAGCTTTCCACCTGAAATAGTCCCCTTTCAGGGTCCATTTTTCTGGAAAACCTACGCTTGAAAAGTTCGTCACTTTTGTAAGTAAGGGTGCCAATCATCCGAGCAAGCATAAGACCTTTGACCGGCTGACCGGAGGAGTAATAATTCCCGTTTCTCCAAAGGGGATCGTTTTCTATAGCCTTTATACCGGCGTAATTGAAAGCAATAGCGAGGGGAGAAAGTTCGTGTGTCGCGGCTATAGCCACTACAGTTTCCACAGAATCGGGGAAGGTCACCGCCCATTCGAGAGCCTGCATGCCCCCCATGGAGCCGCCGATTGCCATCCTCAATTTTTTTATCCCCAGGTTATCCAGCAAAATTTTTTGTAATCTCACCATATCCCGTATATTTATGGGAGGAAAGCCTATGCCGTAGGGAGCCTTGGTTCGTGGATTAATGGAAGTGGGACCGGTGGTTCCGCCGCATCCTCCCAGCACATTGGAGCAAATGACAAAATATTTATCCGTGTCCAGTGCCCTGCCGGGGCCGATCATCGGGTCCCACCAGCCGGGCTTTGGGTCCCGGCTGGTGTAAAACCCTGCCGCGTGGGCGTCTCCGGTTAAGGCGTGCAGC
The DNA window shown above is from Thermosediminibacter oceani DSM 16646 and carries:
- the metX gene encoding homoserine O-acetyltransferase MetX, which encodes MIVKKRFFSFTKEEIQFTTESGYTFDALQVAYETYGRLNRERDNAILVLHALTGDAHAAGFYTSRDPKPGWWDPMIGPGRALDTDKYFVICSNVLGGCGGTTGPTSINPRTKAPYGIGFPPINIRDMVRLQKILLDNLGIKKLRMAIGGSMGGMQALEWAVTFPDSVETVVAIAATHELSPLAIAFNYAGIKAIENDPLWRNGNYYSSGQPVKGLMLARMIGTLTYKSDELFKRRFSRKMDPERGLFQVESYLEHQGEIFVNRFDANTYLCLLKAMNRHNIAEPYGLLERALRRIKAKVFMVGIDTDMLYPPVDMRSFIQRLNTAGGYGEYREIKSYQGHDAFLVDFDQLAPIVREILKNTRTKTLLNESPLV